One window of Acropora palmata chromosome 1, jaAcrPala1.3, whole genome shotgun sequence genomic DNA carries:
- the LOC141877640 gene encoding BLOC-1-related complex subunit 8 homolog isoform X2 has translation MAGITEIYTAKAMLDSHRAHGIRPDLIGLESSSQETEYRLRRVTERFLENIHTMLNEPSVGLYRVQEHVRRSLPQLVDKKVEMQNLHKKVEGTSYDVEYSLKTVQSMQNIQHFTIIQECLKSAIASKKNLDRRKLERSGKAFNLSNVAADVYEEPEVLESVEEEAKE, from the exons ATGGCAGGAATAACTGAGATTTACACAGCGAAAGCCATGTTAGATAGTCACAGGGCTCATGGAATAAGGCCAG ACCTTATTGGTTTGGAGTCGAGTTCTCAGGAAACAGAATATAGGTTAAGAAGAG TTACAGAACGGTTCCTTGAGAATATTCACACTATGTTGAATGAGCCATCAGTTGGTCTGTACAGGGTACAGGAACATGTTAGACGATCTCTTCCTCAACTTGTTGACAAGAAG GTTGAAATGCAAAACCTTCACAAGAAAGTGGAAGGGACATCTTATGATGTAGAATATTCACTGAA AACTGTTCAGTCCATGCAAAACATCCAGCACTTCACCATCATACAG GAGTGTCTGAAAAGTGCAATTGCTTCCAAGAAAAACCTGGACAGAAGAAAACTAGAAAG GAGCGGCAAAGCTTTTAATCTTTCTAATGTAGCTGCAGATGTGTATGAGGAACCTGAGGTGCTGGAATCAGTAGAG GAGGAAGCCAAAGAATGA
- the LOC141877640 gene encoding BLOC-1-related complex subunit 8 homolog isoform X1, which translates to MAGITEIYTAKAMLDSHRAHGIRPDLIGLESSSQETEYRLRRVTERFLENIHTMLNEPSVGLYRVQEHVRRSLPQLVDKKVEMQNLHKKVEGTSYDVEYSLKTVQSMQNIQHFTIIQECLKSAIASKKNLDRRKLERSGKAFNLSNVAADVYEEPEVLESVEGFICPICMQAWTNQEELLQHWHSTHDIRITQEEAKE; encoded by the exons ATGGCAGGAATAACTGAGATTTACACAGCGAAAGCCATGTTAGATAGTCACAGGGCTCATGGAATAAGGCCAG ACCTTATTGGTTTGGAGTCGAGTTCTCAGGAAACAGAATATAGGTTAAGAAGAG TTACAGAACGGTTCCTTGAGAATATTCACACTATGTTGAATGAGCCATCAGTTGGTCTGTACAGGGTACAGGAACATGTTAGACGATCTCTTCCTCAACTTGTTGACAAGAAG GTTGAAATGCAAAACCTTCACAAGAAAGTGGAAGGGACATCTTATGATGTAGAATATTCACTGAA AACTGTTCAGTCCATGCAAAACATCCAGCACTTCACCATCATACAG GAGTGTCTGAAAAGTGCAATTGCTTCCAAGAAAAACCTGGACAGAAGAAAACTAGAAAG GAGCGGCAAAGCTTTTAATCTTTCTAATGTAGCTGCAGATGTGTATGAGGAACCTGAGGTGCTGGAATCAGTAGAG GGTTTTATCTGTCCCATCTGTATGCAAGCATGGACGAACCAAGAAGAATTGTTACAACACTGGCATTCTACGCATGACATACGAATAACTCAG GAGGAAGCCAAAGAATGA